The Oryctolagus cuniculus chromosome 4, mOryCun1.1, whole genome shotgun sequence genomic sequence atgcaaactggtcaagccaccatggaagtcagtttggagattcctcagaaacctgaatataaccctgccattcaacccagccatcatcccactacttggaatttacccaaaggaaattaaattggcaaataaacaagctgtctgcacattaatgtttattgcagctcaattcacaatagctaagacctggaaccaacccaaatgcccatcatcagtagactggataaagaaattatgggacatatactctatagaatactatacagcagtcaaaaacaacgaaacccagtcatttgcaacaagatggaggaatctggaaaacattatgctgagtgaattaagccagtcccaaagggacaaatattatatgttctccctgatcggtgacaactaactgagcaccaaaggggaaacttgttgaagtgaaatggacactatgagaaacagtgacttgatcagctcttgtcatgacggttgatgtacaatgtaatactttatccattttagtattttttttgttctagtaccattggttgaactctgtaattaacacacaattattcttaggtgtttaaattttaactgaaaagtgatccctgttaggaatttggaaaacattatgctgagtgaaataagccaatcccaaaggggcatataccgtatgttctccctgataggtgacaactaactgagcaccaaaaaggaaacctgttaaagtgaaatgaacactatgagaaacggtgacttgatcagcccttgccctgactgttgatgaacaacttaatattttatccctcttagtattttttttgtttgttctacttgaatactgtaatcaatacacgattcttcttaagtgctgaaacttaactgaatagtgattgctgttaaatatgagagtgggaataagagagggaagagatgtgcaattcgggacatgctcaagctgacttacctcaaacggtagagttagaaacataccaggggattccaattcaatcccatcaaggtggcacgtaccaatgccatctcactagtcccagtgatcaatttctgttcacaattgaatgataggactaagaaccaaagggatcacataaacaagactagtgtctgcaaatactagctgatagaataaaaaagggagagaacgatctaacatgggaagtgagacacacagcagacccatagaatgtcagatgtcctaaacagcactctggcctcagaatcagcccttaaggtatgcggatccggctgaaaagcccatgagagcatttcaggcatggaaagccaaggcactctggggaaaaaaaaaaaaaaacctaaatgaaagatctctgtgagtgagatcccagtggaaagaatgggtcatcaaagaaggaggtacctttctctgaagggaggagagaacttccactttgaccatggccttgttggtgaattcagggggcttccatagccttggcagctcatgacaagaacctagggtgattactgatgccataaacaagagtgtcaatttgtaaagtcaacaacaggagtcactgtgcacttactcctcatgtaggatctctgtccttagtgtgctgtacattgagatttaatgctataactagtactcaaacagtatttttcactttatgtttctgtgtgggagcaaactgtcgaaatctttacttaatgtatgctaaactgatcttctgtatataaagagaatcgaaaatgaatcttgatgggaatggaaggggagagggaatgggaaaggggagggttgcgggtgagagggacgttatgggggggcattgtaatccataagctgtactttggaaatttatattcattaaataaaagttaaaaaaaaagatgggatgggagagggactgggaggTGGGacgagagctggagtggaagggcaggtatcgggggaagaactgctgtaatccaaaagctgtacctaagaaatttatatttattaaataaaagctttctaaaaaaaaaagaaaaaaagccctggcctgcagtgccggcatcccatgtgggcactggttcaagtccccgctactccacttctgatccagctctctgctatggcctgggaaagcagtagaagatggcccaagtccttaggcccctgcacccatgtgggagacccagaagcagctcctgactcctggcttcggatcagtgcagctctggccattgcagtcatttgggggagtgaaccagcggatggaagacttttctctctctctctctaactgtttcaaataaataaaataaatcttaaaaaacaatttaaagtttcgtttatttttttttttgaaaggcagattgtcagagggagagttggagagatgctggctcatgccccaaatggccacaacgatcaGAATtgggaaaggccaaagccaggagtcaagaactctgtccaggagttccatgtgagtggcacagGTCAGATACTTGCGCTGTCAccagcttctttcccaggtgcattagcaggaagctggattgaaattttgaaaacagCTCGAGAATTGATTAGGAAACGCAGTTATTATCAGTGTATAATGAGTTTTGGGATAAAAACCATGACAGATTCATCACACCAGTATGATCAGACATAAATGTTACATCATTCAGAACATTCGCATCAATACCACATCAGTACcaataaaagttaaagaagatTCAGCCTCACTCTGTTATTTGACAACACTACAAATGCGACCCAATATTCCAAATAAACCTGATTAGTTTACATCTCTTCAAAATGAGAGTTACATCTTTTGAGGTTCTACAGCTCAGTGAGAAAATCTCAAAACTGACTTTTTGTCAAAAAGACTTAATGTAAAACACTGCTCTTGAGGAAGCCGGGGAATAATGTCAAAAATGGTTTCCAGCTGTGCCTGTGTCTGCACGTGGCCTCTTCTCTGTGGAGCATCTGTGTGTCTGCTTCCCTACCTGTAAGGACACTCGTCATTGGAGGTAGGGCCCTCCCTAGCCCAGCAGGACCTCATGTGAACCAGTTACACCTGCACAACTGAGTTGAAAGGGGGTGTGAGGTTTTGGAGGATGTAGCTGAATCCACTACAGAATCTTAGCTTAATGTTTCTATTGAGTCATTTCAATTGCTGTAATATATGCTTGGTTGGTTTATCATGAATTCTCATCTGTATGTGTCTTAGCCTTTTTGTGCTggtattaaaaaaataactgagattggataatttataaacaatagaaatatatttcttacagttctagaAGATAGgatgtccaagatcaagatgtTGGCAGGTTTggcttcttgtttgttttgtttaatttttcagaaaatctgatttttgttcttttgatttttttttgttgttgttatatttttgtttcatgcTACTTGGATCCTTATTAATTCTTGCTTCCTGTTTATTTTGAGTTTAGCTTGTTGTTGCTTTTCTAAGTCCCTGACATAcactgttaaattttttaaaatctggccggcgccacagctcacttggctaattctccacctgtggcgccggcaccccgggttctagtcctggttggggtgcgggattctgtcccggttgctcctcttccagtccagctctctgctgtggcccaggaaggcagtggagaatggcccaagtgcttgggccctgcacctgcatgggagcccaggaggaagcacctggttcctggcttcggattggcgtagagctggccatagcagccattaggggagtgaaccaacagaaaaggaagaactttctctctgtctctctctcactgtctaactctgcctgtcaaaaaaaatttttttaaatctggaatctttctatttttaaaatctacgcacttaatgctataaaattCAATCTGAATACTGCTTTATTGTATGCACTGATTTTAACATGTTGCATTTTCAATTCCATTTGattgtatacattttttattttctttttcacttgttTAATGATCAATTTGTCATTCAGTCATGTTTTCAAAATTCTATGTATTCATGAATTTTGTTTCTCTTGTTGCTCAGAGCCtagagttttttctgggtctcccatgcggatgcagggacccaaggacttgggccatcttctattgttttctcaggccatagcagagagctggattggaagtggtgcagccaggtctcgaaccggtgtgcatatgggatgctggcactttaggccagggcattaacctgctgcaccacagcgctgacccctccaGTGGAATCTAACATGAAGTGCTTGTGCATACAGGGCAACAGACCTTGAGGGATGCTGATCTTGAGTATGGGACCAGAGCCAGCAGTACAAACGAAGTAGCCATCTACAGTTCAGGTCCCATACAACCATAGGGCCTTGTCCTCCCGCCAAGGACCTTGTTGACTCTGGTGcatctcctctgtgggtgctCCCTTCAACCACCCTctccagcactggcacactgTGGTTTGCTTCTAGACTTTGCATTACATTGAAGTATCTTTCTGGAGATTGAGAGAAGCAGAGACTTTGGAGCAAATGACTTTCTCATTCTTGTATTCACCTTCTCAGAATCATTGGCTGTAAActatatgaaagaaagaaatcaagttGAAGCTCATAAAATGCCTGATTTAGTGCTTCCTGAATATTACAAAATGGGCTATGGAAGACCTTCTGTAATAACACAAGAAAAATCtgattacaaaaaaaagaaacaggtttaTTAGAGACTTACCATGCCAAGGATGACCCTAGTTGAATAAATTCTATCCAAGGATGGCCTTGGGGCCTTAAGCTATTGAGGCTTATGTTTGGATGGTTAGTAGGCAGAAGTTAGCAATTAATATCTGCTCTTGGGTTGGTCAGTGTTAGTTAGTCATGTAGGAGAGTTGCTGAGATGGTTTCTACTTGAACAGTTGATCTGTGAGCTGATCTGTCTAAAATACCGAGTCCACCCAGCTAACAGTTGCCTTAGCTATTTGTGTTGAAcattctgtctctgtatttcacatttttactTTTCACTTAGTTTATCTGGATGGCAAGCTATacccatattttcttatttttctcagtCCTAAGTTCCCAATCACACTTCAACCATGCCTATTAGACAACATCTTTGACTCACATTACTGGGTTAAGTACCTTGGCTAAGATGGGGGTCACTATTTTCAATAGATATTACACATTCATGTTTTGGTCAAAAAGTCATCTGAGAAAATACAGCAGTATTGTAGAACTAGTTAAAGGTCACGTTAATCTTTAAACCATGCATTTGAGCCTGGCGACGATGACATTGAGTTTGTAGTCTACATTTATGCAAGGAATCAAGTATGTACAATATATACCAAGAAAACAGTCCCAAACACAATGGTAAGAGCCTGCAGAACCAAGCGTGGGGGTATCAACAAGATTGCCAAATTTTCTGAAGTCTTTGTTTTGCATACGTCTTTAAGATCaaagatctggagccaggaccgtggcatagtaggtaaagccgccgcctgcagtgccagcatcccatatgggcactggttcaagtcccagatgctccacttctgatccagctctctgccatggcctgggaaagcagtcaaagatggcccaagtgcttgggcccctgcacccacgtgggagacctggaataagctcctggctccatgcttcggatcagctcaacttggctgttgcggctaactggggagtgaaccagcagatggaagaccccccccccctctgtctctctgcctcacctctctttctctctgtaactctggctttcaaataagtaaataaatctttttaaaaaaagatcaaagaTCATACAAAGACTGTagattctggctaaaactttcagaactatactgaataagagtggtgaccaaaaaagacacatatcaagtaagaaaaaaaaaaaaaagaagagactgtaGGGATGGGAGTGCAACATTCCTTCTCTAAGATGGTACATTTATGAACTGAGAAGTTAAGAGAATGATTCTGTTCTCAGCCAGTCTCTGTCCAACCCTGTGAATTTCTTAGACATGGGAGACTTCTGGCCTTAATTGTACTCTGAATCTGTCAGCTTCAGAATCAAAGCATATAGGGatggggtcagggctgtggctcagggggttaaagcccccagcctgcagtgccagcatcccttatgggcgccagttggagtcctggctgctgcatttccaatccctgctaatgctcctgggaaaaagcagtggaggatggtccaaacacttgggcccctgcacccacatgggggacctagaagaagctcctggctcctggcttcagcttggctcagtcatggctattgaaggcatttggagagtgaatcagcagatgaaagatctctctctctctctctttttctctctctctgtaactctgcctttcaaagatataaatacatctttaaaaaatgcatgtggGACTTTTGAGCCTCTTTTGGGACCAGGGACAGGACTCTGAGCTTGAGCTTAAGCAGAAATCTTCCTCAGGGCATCTGTTCAAGAGACTAGTCCTCCACCTGCTCAACAGTCCCACGCCATCCTGTTGCTTCCCAAGCTCTCCTAGAAAGTTCGATTGAAGTGCTCTTTGCTTTGGAAGCTACTTACATTTCATGttaatggagagagaaaaagtccCATTCTTTGAATGACTTGATAGGAAGTCTTATCTGCCATCTATAAAATCATGCAGAAGTTAAGTCCTATGATTTGAAAACCACCTGACTCGGTACAAGGAGTTGGTACTGTAGGAAACTGTGATGCTCGAAGGAATGTAGTGTCATTCCAACAGTTGATTAAATTATGTTTTGGTCTTGGAGTGACTGGGGTACAGACAGTGGTCAGGAGAGGGGCCCAAACTGATGACATAGAGGGAAGACAGCAAGCATTTATTTGCTATCcagggagaaaggaaataatagcCAGGCAAATAAGGAAGCAATGTATGACACGTATGGTATTCAGCTGTTCAGGCATTTGAGATCTAAAGCACTGTCTAGGGTGGCAGCTGTCCACTTCATGTTGATCTGAAGGAGGTAGGGTACCTGTTTCCTTCCTACAGTGTCTGCTCCTGGGGGATTCCCAGGAATCCCAGTTGGAGTTCTGCAGTTCAGCTGGCTTCCATTCTATGGAACCTTGGTGTTCTCCCCACTGGGTGAGGTGATGCCAAGCAGGCCTCCTTTGTAATTTGGCCGTAATGTGGTGGTCGGTGAGAACTGTTCTTTTCTTCAGGTTTGGAAGCTGCCTTCGCACGATGTCTCTTTCAGACTTTTCCAAGTTTCAGATCATATGGGCAGTGACTAGGGAGATGCCAAGAAAAGGCTGCCATGTACTTGGAAGGATACGATTGAGAACACTGCATTGTCCCCTGACAAGCTTAAGTGCTAACTTTTTGAACAGGGCATAGTCTGAGATTGCAGGAGATATTCAAAGACACATAATCTGTCCAGTTATCAACTCATAAATGGGGAGTCGATTATCCCACGAAGGAGCTGATGTCTTGTTCATTAAGGCCACAAGCAGCCCCTTAGAGTACATTGACAACTTCAGTTGCAAAATATCCTTTGCCCTATTGATGTGTCTTCAAGATTCCGAAAGGTACAAGTAATAAAGTCTTTAATCAGCAAAGTTTTGCAGTTACTCAGTTGCAACTGCAgtgatttttgaatttttctgtGAGAGGAAAGATGGGTTGAAATTCCGCAAGGAAGGAACATAAAATGGTCTTTTAGCTAGTACAGGAACTGCTGCTTTGACAAAGAAGAATCTGCACCCATCTCAAGAAGCAGCAAAACATGACCAGAATATATTTGCAATGTACCAGAGGGAGCAATCACATTAAGTCCATATGGGAATGCTCTGAGGGGTCCTGAACCCCAGCTTGTGTCCTTGTCTCCTGCTTAGTTTTCTCAGCATTTTGGTGGTAGCAGATGAAGCATGAACCAGAAACATCTCCATAGCTTCAGGAGAGATTCCTCACCAATGCCGATCAAGAACAGTCACAATTTGTCCTACCTGGAGGCATCAGTTCATGGCAGAATCTTCCAGGGTTCGATTCCAGGTCTCCTGGTACCAACAGCCTGTCCTGAGTATGAGAGGTCATTTTCTTACTCCATGCAGCCAGATCTTTCCTGAGGTCTCTTTTCCAGTTTCTGAGATGCTTCTTGACTTTTGACGCATTCATGTTTCTAGACATTCCCAGTACGTGGCTATGAGAAGTTTTAAGGGCCATGATGCTAGTAAGGGCCATCTACTTGGCAGTATTCACCCCAAAATTTGCTGTTTTAATTCAACAATCAGTGTCCAACCTGGACTTCCCATGGGACTTTGGAATACCTCTGTTTGAGGTATAGATGGTTCCAGAACCGGGTGAACAAAGGTTAAGCAATCAGGAGGTTATCTTTCTGCAGACAGAGGAATAGGGATCTTGCGGCTATGGCTGTGGATTAAACGGGTGAGGCAGAAAGTAAGAAAATGTCACGGGAGCTCCGTGTGTCCAAAGCAGTGCTGCATATGCTCAGTGAGCAGTGTGCTCGCATAGCACAAGGACCGTAATTACAGCAGCCCTCAGGGTAAGCTGCTAGAGGTCTCCAGACCCTTGGCTGATGGTGTTGTCCTGAGACAAGGAAGACAGATGCAGTAACCACCATCCAACAAAGTCACTGGAATTTGGAACAGTCTTCCATAAAGCCCTTCAAGCGGCTAAGTGTTACTTGtaaggttatgaggggaaaatgtttttgtaattcccttatacatttccaaagtagtACTTGAAGTACTACAGGAGTACCCTTGATCTAGACACAGTTGTTGTTCTGGTTTCtgtttacaaaaatgaaattactaGGAGGAAAGGGAGAGCCTTCTTAGAGGACAAAACTTGTGAACTTCAGTTTTAAAATACAGGCTGCATTTGTgtttggggtggggcagggggactacttttcatttctttaagtcTGAAATTCACTGGTGAATGGAGGAAGAACATGAGTAGGGTCCCCACACATGGAGTGACTGTATGGAAGGGCGGGAATGGACGGCACATGTCTTGATGCCCACCGCCTCCCACTGGATGCTTGGCGGTGAACAGGTGCTTCCCAGCACCACCAGAGATGGCGTCAGCCTAGATTACTGGTACTAATGAGAGCAGACACCTTGCAAGTCCATGTGCTAGACACTGTTTACAACACTAATACATGCATACCACCCTACTATCCCCCACTTAATAGTAGAGAGAATTGAGACACAGCAAGATGGAGTCATTTTATCCAAGATCATGCACTAAGGTGGGAGAACCAGGATTTTCCCCATGTTTTGtaagtttctttttaagattttatttatttatttgagaggtagagttacagatagtgagaggaagagatgagagaaaggtcttccatctgctgcttcactcctcaaatggctgcaacagctggagctgtgtcgatctgaagctaggagccaggtgcttcttcctggtctcccacgtgggtataggggcccaagcacttgggccatcctccactgctttcccaggccacagcagagacctggactggaaaaggagcagctaggtctagaactggtgcccacatgggatgctggcgccgcaggtggaggatcaacctagtgcgccacggcaccagccccttgtaagttttaaataaacaaaaatgtaaaagaatagtATAATAAAGATGCATAACTGACCGAGGCCTGGCAACTGTGAGAATTCCAAACTTGACTTACATGTTCATCTCTGTGTACTCTGCTGTGACAAGGCAATGTGTCAGACCTCAGGAATGTCATCCCTACACAACACATTTAAATCCAGGAGACTTAGTAATAATTCCTTGATCTCTAAGTAGTTTAGGGCTGAGTGTTTCATACAGATGCCCTCTCATGTCACATGAGTGACATCTGACATGGCTGTTTCCCACAATGATTTAGGCTTAAGAAACCAAGACATTGGGTTAAACCtgcagtgctcgcatcccatataggcgctggttcgaaaccgggctgctccaattctgatccagctccctgccgatggcctgggaaagtagaagatggcccaagtccttgagccctggcatctgcatgggagactgagaggaagctcctggctcctggcttcagatcagtgcagctctggccgttgccgccaattggggagtgaaccagcagatggaagacctctctctctctctctgcctctcctctctgtgtaactctttcaaataaataaataaatcttaaaaaaaaagagagcagaCCATCTGCCTTTCCCTTCATGGTATTGTCCATGTTCTAGAGATGGTAAAACTGAAGCTAGATGAAATcaccctgggccggcgccgtggcttaataggctaatcctctgcctgcagcgctggcaccctgggttctagtcccggtcgggacgccggattccgtcccggtcgctcctcttcatgtccagctctctgctgtggcccgggaaggcaatggaggatggctcaagtccttgacccctgcacccgcatgggagaccaggagaagcacctggctcctggattcggatcagcgcggtgtgccagccatggcgcccattggagggtgaaccaacggcaaaaggaagacctttctttctgtctctctctcactgtccactctgcctatcaaaaaaaaaaaatcaccctgcTGTGCTTCAGTTTCCATGTTGTGCATGTTTTGGCAATAGCTAATGGCCCATCTGAGTAACTGGGACGGAGTGTGTGACCTACAGATCCCAGGACATTGACTACTGGACTCTCTCTGTGTTAGCTGACTCCTGAGTTCTACCATCCTTCTACTGACCCAATGTTTTGAAGGTTTTACTTTGGGAAAGATCTGTTTCAACGTATAAACAATCTACATGTGTTCTTTGAAAGAACCATTTATTTAACTATCgattttcattgtttcttttcagCAATTACAATTTTTCTCTCCTGTATCACATACGAAATTGGAAAGGATCTTTTCAGCAATTACgatttttctcttcctgtatCATACAGGAAATTGGAAAGGACTTCATGGAATTAGTAGTCAGGAATAGCCAACTCAGGTACATTAGTAGAGGTTAGTTGATAGAGATGTTTGCCTTTCTTCTCACTCCTGGTTGGAAAATCTGTTGACTGTGAGACATCCTTTATATTAAGCAGGACAGGCTAGAAAACAGGAGCCATGGGTGGAGCTGGGGGTGAGCTCACCACTGTTCAACTTTTTTGTCCATGACAAACTGCCCATGAGGGCCCTCGGCATCTGGAGGCAAAAGGGCCAAGTACACGGGGGTCTCTGCTCCTTCTTCTGGGCTCTTGGTGGCGTTGGGTCCCCCCATGTCGGTTCTTACCCACCCTGGGCAGCAAGCATTCACGAGGATcttgtcccctcccctctgctcactCAGGTGCCTGGCCTGGATTCTGGACAAGACAGTGACGCCCATCTTGGTCACTCCATAGGCAGTGTCAGGCCAGCCTTCTGTCTGGTGCACCCCCTTCTTCGTGTCTTCCACGAACTTCTTCATGAgccccaccagctcctcctccGTGATGGTCTCACTGCGAAACTTCTGCTGCAGCTCCGGGCTGCAGGATTTAAGGGCTCTGAGACATGTCATGCTGGACACGTTCACCACTCTGCCTAAAATACACCAGAAATCACTATCAGGAGAGGCTTGCACAGGACGGCTGGAGCCCAAAGGCGCTGGGATTTAGACCAGAAAACTTCTTCTTGAGAAACAAAGGCCAGTGTGCATTCTAAGAGCAGCAGGCATGGATGGTGCAGTCGGTGCGTAAGAAACTATTTGTACCTTCAAGAATTCAATCAGTAGAGGAAGCAGGTGAATTGGAAAGAGAACCAGAGTCTTGGATGAAGTAGAAAATTTCAAGAGGACAGGACAGGAAAACAAGATAGGAGTTGAGAGTAAACTATACGTGCACGTCCTCACTGTAAACCACTCATTTCCACCCTTTGAGAAGTGGCTGCCATTCTTTCTTGGTGTGATGTGCTGAGTGACAGTTCACCTCCTGTCTCATTACTTGGGATTAGTGCAGCACTTCACAACAAAGAAATAGGATCGTGCGCACATCAAGAACAATGAGTGCACTGAATAGCAGGGAATATGAGCATGGAGTTAGGCAGGGTCAGATTATGGAATCCCTGTGAACCGTGGTGAGATCTGTACTTTGCTCCTGGAGGACTTCTGAGAGGGGTGGCCATCAGAGCCTGTGTAGGAAGCCAAGAAAGGAAAGGACCCAAGAAGAGATGTCTCTTAGGGGGGttgcagctgtgcagaagcccaCGGGAAGGCCAGCTCTGCAGCTGGGAGCAATGGGCGGGGAGAGAGTGAGTGGCACAACCTTGGGACCTGTAGTGACTGTGAGGTCTCTATGCAGGGTGACCTCCAGGACCTGGTGGGTGGCCAGGGTGACGCAGGAGGATGATGACTGTTCTCTGGAAATGTGTTAGCTGGGGAGGGGCatcaggaggaggagaggaaggaggaactcCAGGAGTACCCTAGGCAGGTGACAGAGTTTAGGGGGATGATGGATGGCTGTAGGAAGCCTCTGTTAGCCTGAGAGGGCACAGGGGTCCACCTTAGGGCCTCCAACATGAGTGGGCATGGGGGAAATAAAGAGTCTCCCAGGGACTACAGGGTCAGAAGGCGCCAGGTCTGCCAAGAGCAGAGACCGCAGGGGCAGTGCAGGAGCGGGGACGACGTCCTGACCCAGGACAGCCCCTGGCAGGGGCGGCAGCAGGCTGGTGCAGCTGGAGCAGGACAGGCAGCAGGGATGGAGCTGAGAGCCCGGGCAGCAGGGCCAGCTCCCTCCTGAAGGCACAGCGTGGGGTCCCCAGGAGGCTCACCTCCGGGCCtcatgagaggcagcagctccGTGCAGACATCTCGGGTGCCATCAAAGTTTGTCTTCATAGTCACTTCCGCTTGAATATGAAAGGGCGTGGTATCCTCCACTTTTAGGGCAGAGAGAACACGGTCAATTAACAGCAAGCACAGGGGACCACTCCATTTAGTAGAACGGCGTGAGACATTGGTGACTTCTGAGTTGTGTCTGGGTGCAGTCACAGCATCGTGCCAGCGTCTATCCCTGCTTTGACCTCGGCCTCTGTATGAGACGGCAGCACTGGGAGAGGCTGGGCAAAGCCTGCTGGCCTGGGCTCTGGATTTAACCAGTTCCAATTTACTTATTCCAGAAGCAGCTTAAAATCTGCCCCACACCCTGACGCCAATCCCCTAGAAACTGTGAAGAAAATCttcaagggccggcgccacggctcactaggctaatcctccgccttgcggcgctggcaccccaggttctagtcctggtcggggcgccggattctgtcctggttgcctctcttccaggccagctctctgctgtggtccgggagtgctgtggaggatggcccaggtccttgggccctgcaccccataggagaccaggagaagcacctggctcctggctttggatcagcgcggtgcgctggtcgcagtgcgccggctgcggtggcccttggagggtgaaccaagggcaaaggaagatctttctctctgtctctctctcttactctccactctgcctgtaaaaaaaaaaaaaaaaaaaaaaaaaaagaaaaagaaaaaagaaaa encodes the following:
- the CBR1 gene encoding carbonyl reductase [NADPH] 1 (The RefSeq protein has 4 substitutions compared to this genomic sequence): MPSDRRVALVTGANKGVGFAITRALCRLFSGDVLLTAQDEAQGQAAVQQLQAEGLSPRFHQLDITDLQSIRALRDFLRRAYGGLNVLVNNAVIAFKMEDTTPFHIQAEVTMKTNFDGTRDVCTELLPLMRPGGRVVNVSSMTCLRALKSCSPELQQKFRSETITEEELVGLMKKFVEDTKKGVHQTEGWPDTAYGVTKMGVTVLSRIQARHLSEHRGGDKILVNACCPGWVRTDMGGPNATKSPEEGAETPVYLALLPPDAEGPHGQFVMDKKVEQW